In Hyalangium gracile, the genomic stretch ATCAGGCTCGCATCCGGACACGGAGCACCCCCCATGCCGACTCGAACGAAGCGTCCTCCCTCCAAGCCGCCTCCCCGCCGTACGAAAGCCACCCTTGAAGCGTCCGCCGGCAGCAAGCCTGAACCCGGTGGTTCGCGGACGGACCCGGACGTCATCGCGTTTCTGCGCGAGCTGGATCATCCGCAGAAGAAGGAGATCGAGGCGGTGCGGCAGCTCATCCTCGGCATCAGCCCGGAGATCCGCGAAGGCATCAAATGGAACGCGCCGAGCTTCCAGACGACCGACCACTTCGCGACGTTCAACCTGCGCGGCAAGGAAGGCGCCCGGCTCATCCTCCACACAGGGGCCAAGACGAAGCAGACCGCGACCACGGGGATGAAGATCGCGGACCCCTTGGGCCTGCTGGAGTGGCTTGCCAGGGATCGCTGCCTGGTGACGCTCGGCACCCTGAAGGACCTCCAGGCACGGCGGGCCGCGCTGGAGGCCATCGTGCGCGAGTGGATCGCGCAGCTGCCTTCGCCCTAGCCCAGGCTGGAGCAGAGGGGTTGTCCGTCAGCGAGGCTCGACAA encodes the following:
- a CDS encoding DUF1801 domain-containing protein, whose translation is MPTRTKRPPSKPPPRRTKATLEASAGSKPEPGGSRTDPDVIAFLRELDHPQKKEIEAVRQLILGISPEIREGIKWNAPSFQTTDHFATFNLRGKEGARLILHTGAKTKQTATTGMKIADPLGLLEWLARDRCLVTLGTLKDLQARRAALEAIVREWIAQLPSP